The stretch of DNA TAATTGCAACAATAATATGAAATCGTTGTCTTTTCTGTTGCAATTGTACATCATTTTTTAATCGGCTAATATTAGAATGCGATTCGGTATTTCTTCCCATTCGATAACACCGCTTTCCACTTTTATAGTACTCTAATAGTAGGTGATATGAAATAAGTATAAGTTAATGCATTAATTTTAGTCAATATTTAAAAAATTTAAACGATGTTAAAAAATAATAGGATAAAGGAGAGATGTGTAGGAAGAAGATTAAACAAAAAAGAAAGAATGGACCAACCAAAAGTAGAATCACGTACAACAGTAGCGAAACAAATAAATAGTCCTTTACAATTAGTCGATAGAGAATTTTTCTCTATTGTTAGGTTAAAGAAATTGAGTGAGATAACTGAGGAAATTGTGATAAGGAATTTTTTAAAATTCACAGGACATTTTATAGGGATGTATTTTATTTCCTTAATATAACAATTAGTTTTCACAGAGATTAAATTCTGAGTTTTCGAGTTTACACTAGTGGACATTAGGTAAGAGTTGTAATAATATAAGAAAAAAATGAAAAAACAAATAATAATATTCAATTTTTTAAAGGTGGTTTTAAAATGAATATTCTAGAAAACAAAAAAGCAGTATTAAAAATTTGGTTTTTCATGATAGCCCTTACAGTCATCATTGGTTTTGTCCATTTTGTAATTAGTCCAATCAACATTAATTACCTTATGGTTCTTGGTTTCCTGAATTTTTCTATCAGCACATTAGTGATGATAGTATATATGAAAGACAACAAACAAAAATCTTAGAAAGGTGGTATGCATGAGAAAGCTATTTACTGTATTTGTGATAGCAGTAGTTATTGTAGGTTTAAACTTTAGTGCACTCGGAAGTGTTAGTGCAGATAATTGCCAAGGGGTATCCAAAGAGGTGACAGATAAGTCCGAAGTAGTTCAAGTGAAGTATATTTATCTTAACTCTTGTGATGCCACGGAAGCAGCGGTGCATGTATCTCAACAGTCATCAAATAATACGTTTATGAGTGGGTTAATTAGTATGATCCCAGGATTTCAACCTATTGGATTAATCGGATTACTTTCTGCTAAACTTATGGCGGATAGAGGCAATTTAATTTCGATTGCCAATTCTGAAGGAACTGGTGTGAAAATGAAGTTTGAACGAGATCTTGGCCACAAAGACACTTCTCATTTATGGTTATTTGATGGGATAGTGTCACAGTAAAATAGCATTCTAGTAATCTCATACACCATGAATTTTAGCTTCGAAGAATGAAAAAAGGAGCTAAGTACACTGTTAGCTCCTTTTGGTGAATTTTGGTTCTTAGAAATCTTGAGTTATTGATAGATTAAAATATTTTATTTCAAAGTTTTATCCACTAATAACCTATGCGTCTTTTGATAATCTTCTAATTGCAATCTCTGTTTTACTGTCAATCCTCACCTCTGGCACGCATGTTATATTCTTTCAACATCTTTACCTTGACTTCCAATCTTAAATAGATATCAGGATATGGGATAATTGCTTTTCCTGATTATTTTAAAGAAGATTTGCTTGAATTGTGCTATCAGACTTACTTTAGGAATTTAAATATGTAACGATTCTGTTTCATTTTGAATCCACTTAAGAATAATGGCTCTATAATATTTGTTGGGGTAAAAGAAAAATAAAAAACACGCAATCTCCTATTTTTGTTATCATTGTTTAAACCACTAAACAAACCAAAAAGGAGATGCGTGCAATTGAATTCTAACATAACATTACCTGGGTTGGAAGAAGGAAATATATTAGATACAGAAGTACGAGAAGGTATTTATTACATTAGGTGGGAGTTGGAGAAAACCTCTCATCGTTGTCCACAGTGTGGAGAGTGGACAAACAAGGTACATGATTATCGTACGCAGAAAGTCCGTCATCCTAGCATATTCGGAAGGCAAACGATTATTTTTTACCGAAAGAGAAGATATAAATGCTTTTTCTGCGGAAAGCGATTCTTTGAAAGAAACCCTTTAGTCAAACGTTATAAAAGACAATCCATTGAGTTTAATCAAGTATTGTCATTAGAGCTTGTTCATGGAAAAAGCTTTCGAGACTTGGCGACACGTTTTCATACATCGCCAACTACCATTATGCGTCGATTTGATGAGATTACTGCATCGAAGATGAAGGAAACACAAGCATTGCCTAAAGTGATAGCGATTGATGAGTATAAAGGGGATGCAGGGAACGAGAAGTATCAAACGGTTATAGCTGATCCGATTAATAGAAAACCTTTAGAGATTTTAAAAGATCGTAAAAAAGATACATTAGTGGATTATCTAAGAATGCATGGTGAGAAGGTAGAATTTGTAGTCATGGACATGAGTCCATCCTTTAAAGCAGCTGTTGATAAGGCATTAGGGCACCCCATTGTTATCGCCGATCGTTTTCATTTTACACGATATATATATTGGGCTTTAGAAAGAGTGAGAATTCGTGTACAGAGAGAGTTTCATGATTATGATCGGAAGAAGTGTAAACGTATGCGACATGTGTTTTATAAAAAGCAATCGAAGTTAACGAAAAAGCAACAATGGTATTTAGATCGCTATTTACACATGTCACCAGATTTAAAACGCGCCCATGAGTTAAAAGAAGCGTATAATGTCTGGTTTCAACTAGCCAAGGCCAACGGCCCTAATGCTTTAAAAAATACTAAAAAGTATCTCTATCAGTTTTATGAACTTGTGCAAAATGCAGGGCTGCCGGAATTCCTAAAAGCAAAAGAAACCTTTCACAATTGGCAAAAAGAAATTATGAATAGTTTTGCCTTTGATTTACATAATGGTTATATCGAAGGAATCAACAATCAAACAAAGGTTATAAAACGAAATGCATTTGGATTTAAGCGATTCGATCGCTTTCGAGCAAGAATACTATTACATCATCAATATAAAAAGAAAGTGGTTTAATATAAATAGGAGTGAGCTAATTGCTCACCCCAACATTTGACTTAGAACCAGAATAATTGCTTTTACAGGGTGTTGATTTCCTATTATTTTTCAATTTGATTTCTGTCGCTCTTGATGCCTCTTTGCCAAATAATCCCTCTATCAAAATAAAACTCTTCGTTTAGTTACATTTCTCAATAAATTTCTTTTGAAAATTATGATATGCTAATAAAAACCGATTCATTATTAAATACATTAATACATAATAAATGCTGGGCATTTGTCACCCCTTTTGGGCGTTTGCGTATACTGTTAAAGAGTAAGGGGTGATGATTGGTTGGCACAGGTTCAAGGGTATAAAAACGGAAGAATAAATATCATCTTACAAGATCAAAAGATGATGGAACAACCAAAAGCAGAATCACGTACAACAGTAGCGAAACGAATGAACAGTCCTTTACAATTAGTCGACAGAGAATTTTCCTCTTTTGTTGGGCTAAAGGACTTAAAAACATCAATTAAAGAAATTTATGCGAGTATACTCATTAATGAGAAACGTAAAGAATCAGGGTTAAAAGATTCAAAACAAGTGCTTCATATGTTGTTTAAAGGGAATCCTGGTACGGGAAAGACAACGGTAGCTCGTAAGCTTGCAAAAATTTATTATGAAATGAATATCTTATCCAAAGGTCACTTTATTGAAGCGGAACGTGCAGATTTAGTAGGAGAGTATATTGGCCAGACAGCACAAAAGACACGAGCAATTATTCAGCGTGCTATGGGCGGAGTATTATTTATTGATGAGGCGTACTCACTTTCCCGTGGTGGAGAGAAGGACTTTGGAAAAGAAGCAATTGATACACTTGTCAAACATATGGAGGATCAGCATCAAGATTTAGTGCTTATTTTAGCTGGATATCCATATGAGATGGAGCGGTTTCTGACTTTTAATCCTGGATTAGAATCACGATTTCCATTTATATTAGAGTTTGATGACTATGATGTCGAAGAACTGATGGAAATTGCAAAACGCATGGTAGATGAGCGAGAATACAAATTTACTAGAGAAGCAGAATGGAAGCTCAGAAATCATTTAGCAAGAAAAGTTCGCGCCAGTAGTGTTAATTTTTCGAATGCTCGCTATGTCCGTAATGTGATTGAACGTGCGATACGCCTTCATGCAGTCCGCTTATTATCGGAGGATAATTACAGTTCAAACGACTTAATGTTATTAACTGGAGAAGATATGTTGTTAGATATAGAATAAGGGTATACTAATAACAGTGAAAAACACAAGAAAGAGGTTCATATATGACGCAAGAGAAAGTATTAGTAATTGCCGTAAATCAAACAAAACAAGACGATACTCGATTCCAATCTTCACTACATGAACTTGTCTCGTTATGTAAAACAGCTGGTGGTACGGTCGAAGAGGTAATCACTCAAAAGCGCGACCGTATTCACCCTGCTACGTATATGGGGGAAGGAAAGTTACAAGAAATTCGTGAAATTGTAGAGGATAAAGATATTGACATTGTTGTTGCCAATAATGAATTAGCTGCGGGTCAAATTCGAAACTTATCAGATGAGTTTGGTGTTCGAGTGCTTGATCGTAGTCAGTTAATTCTTGATATATTTGCAATGCGTGCACAAACCAAGGAAGGGAAACTCCAAGTAGAACTAGCGCAATTGGAGTATTTGCTTCCTCGTTTGCATGGACAAGGTACACAATTATCTCGACTTGGTGCAGGTATAGGAACAAGAGGGCCAGGTGAAACCAAGCTAGAGACTGATCGCCGTCACATTGAACGAAGAATTTATGATATAAAACGTCGCCTGCAGCTCGTGGTAAAACAACGTAGTCAATATAGGCAACGTAGGAAAGCAAATGATGTATTTCAAATCGCAATTGTTGGTTATACCAATGCTGGAAAATCAACACTTTTTAATCGATTAACCAAGAGCAGTTCATTAGAAGAAGATCAATTATTTGCTACACTCGATCCGTTAACAAGAAGAGTAAAGTTACCATCGGATATGATCTGTTTGATTACAGATACCGTTGGATTTATTCAGGATTTACCTACAGCGTTAATTGCAGCATTTAAATCCACCTTAGAAGAGGTTGCTGAGGCAGACTTCTTATTACATGTGGTTGATGCATCAGATTCTGATTTGAATCAACAGCAAAAGACAGTGCAAAAATTATTGGAAGAACTTAATGCAAATCATATTCCGATGCTTACGGTTTATAATAAAAAAGATTTAATACAAGGGGAAGATTTTATTGCGAATCAATTTCCGAATGTATTAGTTAGTGCATATGATGAAAATGATCTTCAACATATGATGTTACAAGTTGAATCTATTTTAAAAGAAGAATGGAATTTTTATACTACTCACGTACATCCAGAAAAAGGAGATTTACTTTATCGGCTAAAAACAGAGACATTAATAACAAACAGAGAATTTAATGAGGACAAGGAAGAATATGTTGTACAAGGTTTTGTAAGACACAATCATCCTTTAAATCGTTTGGTAGAGGGGAAATAGTCATCATGATGGAATCACTTATAGAACAAGCAGAACAAGATTGTTCATTACAGCAAAAAGATATACAAAAAAATGTAGAAATTAACCAAAAGCGTGTGCTTAATGCATTTCGTCATCATCGCATCAGTGATAGCCATCTCCAAGGAACGACAGGGTATGGATACGATGATATTGGAAGAGATTCTTTAGAAGCGGTTTATGCGGAAGTTTTTGGGGGAGAAGACGCGCTCGTTCGACCTCAATTAGTCTCTGGAACACATGCTATTACGACTGCTTTATTTGGTGTACTTCGTCCAGGGGATGAGCTAGTTTATATTACTGGCAAGCCATACGACACAATGGAAGAAGTAATAGGGAAGCCTGGAAAACAAGAAGGGTCGTTACATGACTTTAATATCGGGTATCGTGAAATTCCTTTACTTGCTGATGGTTCGGTGAATTACAAGCAAGTGAAAGAAAGTTGGACAAGCAATACGAAGGTAATTGCTATTCAACGTTCGAAAGGATACGATGAACGACCGTCTTATACTGTAGACCAAATTAGTGAAATGATTCAATTTGTAAAAGGAATTGATCCGTCTGTTATCGTATTTGTTGATAATTGCTATGGAGAATTTACGGAAACAAAGGAACCACTCCATGTAGGAGCAGACTTAATGGCGGGGTCACTCATTAAGAATCCTGGTGGGGGCTTGGTCCGCGCAGGTGGATATATTGCTGGAAATAAAGAGTTAATTCACCTTTGCGCTAATCGTTTAACTGCACCAGGGCTTGGTAAAGAAACCGGAGCGTCATTAGGGATGTTACAAGAGATGTACCAGGGGTTTTTCCTGGCTCCGCATACGGTTGGAGAAGCGTTAAAAGGAGCGATTTTAACTGCTAGATTTTTAGAGTTAGCAGGATTTAATACTTCTCCGTCGTATTTAGAAAAGAGAACCGATTTAATTCAAACAGTTATATTTGACGAAGCAGATCAAATGATTGCTTTCTGTCAATCTATACAAGAAAATTCTCCGATCAACTCTTATGTAAAGCCATATCCAAGTGATATGCCAGGATATGAAGATCAAGTCATCATGGCTGCCGGGACATTTATTCAGGGGTCCAGTATCGAGCTTTCTGCTGACGGCCCAATTCGTGCACCTTATACTGCTTATGTGCAAGGCGGATTAACTTATACTCATGTTAAAATTGCGCTATTAGAAGCGGTGAAATCCTTAAAAGATAAGGGTTTAGTTTCTTGAAATTAGGGAAAAAGTAAAGGGACAGACAATTTCATGTTAGAAATACTAACATTTGTTTGACATATAAGCTGACGTTGAATATAATAGGATTATAAATGAAAAGGGGGTCATCTTTTGAATGATAAAGATCGGCGTTCCATGCCCTTATTCTCTATTGGTATTGTTATCAAACTCACAGAATTGACAGCACGCCAAATACGATACTATGAAGAGAATGAATTAATTGCACCCGAACGAACCAAGGGAAACCAACGTTTGTTTTCATTCAATGATGTTGACCGTTTACTTGAAATAAAAGATTTACTCGATAAAGGCTTAAATATGGCAGGAATTAAATTGCTGTTAGTTGAAGGTAGAAAAACGGAAGAAACATCTAAAAAAAATGACAGCAACATATCTGACAGGGAACTTCGAACTATTCTAAGGAATGAATTGAATGAAGCTGGAAGAATGGGGAAAACAAGTATACGTCAAGGAGAATTAGCTCGTTTCTTTACGAGCCAACATCAGTAGTAAATTAGAAAAATGATTGTTACGAAATGTAGCGTAGTAAGATTTTTTCTGATCATAAAAATCTAATTTAATTTATAGGAGGAGAACGAATGGGTAAGTCATTTACGAAAGACGAAGTTATCAAGCAAATTAAAGAGGAAAACGTTAAGTTTATTCGATTACAATTTACGGATATGCTAGGAACAATTAAAAACGTGGAGATTCCATACAGCCAGCTAGATAAGGCTCTAGATAATAAAATGACGTTTGACGGGTCTAGTATTGAAGGTTTTGTACGTATAGAAGAATCTGATATGTTGTTATATCCAGATTTGGATACTTTTGTAGTATTTCCTTGGACTTCTGAAAAAGGTAAAGTAGCACGTTTTATTTGTGATATTTATAATCCAGATGGTACTCCGTTTGAAGGTTGCCCACGTTATAACTTGAAGCGTAACCTTAAAAAGATGGAAGAGTTAGGGTTTGATGCATTCAATATTGGTACAGAACCAGAGTTCTTCTTATTTAAATTAGACGAAAAAGGTGAACCAACTCTTGAACTAAATGACCATGGTGGTTATTTTGATCTTGCACCAACGGACTTGGGTGAAAACTGCCGTCGTGATATCGTACTTGAATTAGAAGAAATGGGCTTTGAAATTGAAGCTTCTCACCACGAAGTTGCTCCAGGTCAGCATGAAATTGACTTTAAATATTCGGACGCTGTAAAACACGCCGATGACATCCAAACTTTTAAACTAGTAGTTAAAACTATTGCTAGAAAGCATAATCTGCACGCTACTTTCATGCCGAAACCATTATTCGGTGTAAACGGGTCTGGTATGCACGTGAATATGTCCCTATTCAACGGGAAAGAAAATGCATTCTACGACACAAGTGGTGAGCTAGAGTTGAGCAATACTGCTTATCAGTTTATTGCTGGTATCATTAAGCACGCTACAAACTTTACAGCAGTTACTAACCCTACTGTAAACTCTTATAAGCGTCTAGTACCAGGTTATGAAGCACCTTGTTATGTTGCTTGGTCTGGTTCTAACCGTAGTCCGTTAATTCGTATTCCAAGCTCTCGTGGTCTAAGTACACGTATTGAAGTGCGTAGTGTAGATCCGGCTGCTAACCCATACATGGCTCTATCAGTACTACTTGCATCAGGATTAGATGGTATTGAACAAGGTTTAGAAGCTCCAGAATCTGTAGATCGCAACATCTATGTTATGGATAAAGCTGAGCGTGAAGCTAATGGTGTTCAAGATCTTCCGGCAACATTGAAAGATGCGATGGAAAACTTGAAAAAAGATAAGATTCTTGTTGATTCTCTTGGTGAACACCTATTCGAACACTTTATTGAAGCAAAAGAAATTGAATGGGATATGTTCCGTACAACTGTACACCCTTGGGAACGTGAACAATATTTATCAAATTACTAATCTTGATAAAAAAGTGTATTACACAGGTTGGGTAATTCCGAGTTAGTAGATTCTTTCTACCCGACAATTATTATTACATTTTGAAGATACTGGCAAAGTACTTATCGTGCTTGTCAGTATCTTTTTTGTATTTTATGAAATGTACTTATAAAATGCATCTAATCCAATAAGTAAATATTTGTGTATCTGAACAATATTAAATCAATCAGAATATAATTAAAAAACTTGGGTTTAATTTTTATTTGTTAAATTATTCGAATTTAAAATTAAATTTATTTTATCAATAAGTTATTAAGATATAGGAAATAAGCCGTTTTAATGGAAAGCAGTTCTCGAAATCAATGTAGTTATTTATTTCTAATTATCAAACTTTTTTAAATTTACTGTTGACTTTGTTATTTTTTAGCGGTAAAATGCATACAATTCACATTGTATTACTATGAATTATATTCATAAGAGAAGACGCGATTAAACCGAATTCAATCTGCATGTATTATAACGTCTAGGAGGGATGTTAAATGGGTGGCTATTCAGTTACCTATAGTAATTTTGTTAAGGATCCATATAAAGACTGGTTTCCTGACGATGAGACGAATGGTGCTTCAAAAATATTGCAATGGGCTTATGAAGTATATGGAACGGATATCGTATATGCTTGCAGCTTTGGAGCGGAAGGAATGGTGCTGATCGATCTCATTTCGAAGACACAAAAGAATGCTGATATTGTCTTTCTTGATACTGATCTTCATTTTCAGGAAACATATGACCTGATAGAAGATATAAAAGTGAAATACCCAACACTCAACATTCATATCAAGAAGCCTGATTTAACGTTGGAAGAGCAGGCAGCCGAACATGGTTCAGCTTTATGGAAGCGTCAGCCAGACCAATGCTGTTATATTCGTAAAATTAAGCCATTAGAGGATGCATTAAGTGGTGCACCAGCATGGATATCTGGTCTACGGAGAGAACAGTCCGTATCAAGAAGCAAAACAGATTTTATAAACAAAGATGAACGGTTTAAATCTATCAAAGTTTGTCCCTTAATTCATTGGACGTGGGACGATGTATGGGAGTATATCAAAGACAATAACTTACCGTACAATGAATTACATGATAATGGATATCCGAGTATTGGGTGTATTCCTTGTACTTCCCAAGTGAGTGATTCCTCTGATTCACGTGCAGGAAGATGGGCGGGTACCCAAAAGACGGAATGTGGTCTCCATACTTCCGATTAATTACTGGAAAGTTCTTTATTTTTAAGAAGATGCCTTTTTTATAAAATCCGAGTAAATTGATATGTAAACTTATGAAATTAAAAATTACTTGATGTATCTATAACGTGAGGTGGAATATATTGCTGTTACAAGAAACAAACAGTCCGTTTAATAAAGAACAGTCTGACTATCTTAATAAGTTACTACCGACGTTAACGGAGAGTCAGCGTATTTGGCTAAGTGGTTACCTGTCAGCTAAACAGTTAGCTGACAGTGATACCA from Oceanobacillus iheyensis HTE831 encodes:
- the hflX gene encoding GTPase HflX encodes the protein MTQEKVLVIAVNQTKQDDTRFQSSLHELVSLCKTAGGTVEEVITQKRDRIHPATYMGEGKLQEIREIVEDKDIDIVVANNELAAGQIRNLSDEFGVRVLDRSQLILDIFAMRAQTKEGKLQVELAQLEYLLPRLHGQGTQLSRLGAGIGTRGPGETKLETDRRHIERRIYDIKRRLQLVVKQRSQYRQRRKANDVFQIAIVGYTNAGKSTLFNRLTKSSSLEEDQLFATLDPLTRRVKLPSDMICLITDTVGFIQDLPTALIAAFKSTLEEVAEADFLLHVVDASDSDLNQQQKTVQKLLEELNANHIPMLTVYNKKDLIQGEDFIANQFPNVLVSAYDENDLQHMMLQVESILKEEWNFYTTHVHPEKGDLLYRLKTETLITNREFNEDKEEYVVQGFVRHNHPLNRLVEGK
- a CDS encoding MerR family transcriptional regulator, producing the protein MPLFSIGIVIKLTELTARQIRYYEENELIAPERTKGNQRLFSFNDVDRLLEIKDLLDKGLNMAGIKLLLVEGRKTEETSKKNDSNISDRELRTILRNELNEAGRMGKTSIRQGELARFFTSQHQ
- a CDS encoding phosphoadenylyl-sulfate reductase; this encodes MGGYSVTYSNFVKDPYKDWFPDDETNGASKILQWAYEVYGTDIVYACSFGAEGMVLIDLISKTQKNADIVFLDTDLHFQETYDLIEDIKVKYPTLNIHIKKPDLTLEEQAAEHGSALWKRQPDQCCYIRKIKPLEDALSGAPAWISGLRREQSVSRSKTDFINKDERFKSIKVCPLIHWTWDDVWEYIKDNNLPYNELHDNGYPSIGCIPCTSQVSDSSDSRAGRWAGTQKTECGLHTSD
- a CDS encoding aminotransferase class I/II-fold pyridoxal phosphate-dependent enzyme, with the protein product MMESLIEQAEQDCSLQQKDIQKNVEINQKRVLNAFRHHRISDSHLQGTTGYGYDDIGRDSLEAVYAEVFGGEDALVRPQLVSGTHAITTALFGVLRPGDELVYITGKPYDTMEEVIGKPGKQEGSLHDFNIGYREIPLLADGSVNYKQVKESWTSNTKVIAIQRSKGYDERPSYTVDQISEMIQFVKGIDPSVIVFVDNCYGEFTETKEPLHVGADLMAGSLIKNPGGGLVRAGGYIAGNKELIHLCANRLTAPGLGKETGASLGMLQEMYQGFFLAPHTVGEALKGAILTARFLELAGFNTSPSYLEKRTDLIQTVIFDEADQMIAFCQSIQENSPINSYVKPYPSDMPGYEDQVIMAAGTFIQGSSIELSADGPIRAPYTAYVQGGLTYTHVKIALLEAVKSLKDKGLVS
- the glnA gene encoding type I glutamate--ammonia ligase, yielding MGKSFTKDEVIKQIKEENVKFIRLQFTDMLGTIKNVEIPYSQLDKALDNKMTFDGSSIEGFVRIEESDMLLYPDLDTFVVFPWTSEKGKVARFICDIYNPDGTPFEGCPRYNLKRNLKKMEELGFDAFNIGTEPEFFLFKLDEKGEPTLELNDHGGYFDLAPTDLGENCRRDIVLELEEMGFEIEASHHEVAPGQHEIDFKYSDAVKHADDIQTFKLVVKTIARKHNLHATFMPKPLFGVNGSGMHVNMSLFNGKENAFYDTSGELELSNTAYQFIAGIIKHATNFTAVTNPTVNSYKRLVPGYEAPCYVAWSGSNRSPLIRIPSSRGLSTRIEVRSVDPAANPYMALSVLLASGLDGIEQGLEAPESVDRNIYVMDKAEREANGVQDLPATLKDAMENLKKDKILVDSLGEHLFEHFIEAKEIEWDMFRTTVHPWEREQYLSNY
- the spoVK gene encoding stage V sporulation protein K — translated: MMEQPKAESRTTVAKRMNSPLQLVDREFSSFVGLKDLKTSIKEIYASILINEKRKESGLKDSKQVLHMLFKGNPGTGKTTVARKLAKIYYEMNILSKGHFIEAERADLVGEYIGQTAQKTRAIIQRAMGGVLFIDEAYSLSRGGEKDFGKEAIDTLVKHMEDQHQDLVLILAGYPYEMERFLTFNPGLESRFPFILEFDDYDVEELMEIAKRMVDEREYKFTREAEWKLRNHLARKVRASSVNFSNARYVRNVIERAIRLHAVRLLSEDNYSSNDLMLLTGEDMLLDIE
- a CDS encoding ISL3 family transposase, which translates into the protein MQLNSNITLPGLEEGNILDTEVREGIYYIRWELEKTSHRCPQCGEWTNKVHDYRTQKVRHPSIFGRQTIIFYRKRRYKCFFCGKRFFERNPLVKRYKRQSIEFNQVLSLELVHGKSFRDLATRFHTSPTTIMRRFDEITASKMKETQALPKVIAIDEYKGDAGNEKYQTVIADPINRKPLEILKDRKKDTLVDYLRMHGEKVEFVVMDMSPSFKAAVDKALGHPIVIADRFHFTRYIYWALERVRIRVQREFHDYDRKKCKRMRHVFYKKQSKLTKKQQWYLDRYLHMSPDLKRAHELKEAYNVWFQLAKANGPNALKNTKKYLYQFYELVQNAGLPEFLKAKETFHNWQKEIMNSFAFDLHNGYIEGINNQTKVIKRNAFGFKRFDRFRARILLHHQYKKKVV